Below is a genomic region from Staphylococcus carnosus.
ATATTGATTTACAGAAAAAAGTTGAAGATTTATTAGAAAAACAAATCAATAAGTTACGCGGTGAAGGCGCTAAAAATATGGATACTGCGATGATTGTAGTACAAGATCCTAAAAATGGTGATATTTTAGCAATGGCTGGTAAGAAAATAAAACCAAATGGAGAAATGACTGATTATGATATTGGTAACTTTACCTCTCAATATACAGTTGGCTCTTCAGTTAAGGGTGGTACTTTACTTGCTGGTTACCAAAATGGTGCAATACATGTTGGTGAAGAAATGGTTGATGAACCATTGCATTTCCAAGGCGGATTAACTAAACGCTCATACTTCAATCAAAACGGTAAAGTTACAATTAATGACAAAGAAGCATTGATGCACTCATCCAATGTCTACATGTTTAAAACAGCATTAAAATTAGCTAAGGACCCATATCACTATAATATGGCTCTTCCAAATAATATTTCTGACGCTGGACAAAAGCTAAGAAAAGGGTTAAATCAAGTAGGATTGGGTGTTAAAACAGGCATTGATTTGCCAAATGAAGTTGCTGGACAGATAGAGAAATTGGATACAAATAGCGGTAATTATCTCGATTTAGCAATAGGACAATATGATACTTATTCACCACTGCAACTTTCACAATATGTATCTACTATTGCAAATAATGGTTATCGTATACAACCTCATGTTGGCTTAGAAATTAGGAAAGCAACAAACAAAGATAATTTAGGACCTGTCAAACATAAAATAAACGGCAATGTTTTAAATAGAGTAAATAATACACCTGATCAAGTCAAAGAGGTTCAAAAAGGTTTTGATATGGCATTCAATAAAGTACCAGGTACAGGCTACCAAAGTTTCCATAACACTGTAGTTCCTTCAGCAGGAAAAACAGGTACCGCTGAGGTATTCCAAGATGGAGAACCTAGAGTTAACTCCACATACATCGGATATGCGCCTCAGAAGAATCCAAAGCTTGCTTTTTCAATTGTATATACAAACCAACCTGTTCCAGAACCTTGGTTACAAGGTGGAGATTTAGGTAGAGATGTTATCAATTATTACTTTAAGGATAAAAAATAATTAAACTGATACTCATAAAAAGATAATTTTCCTGTAAAGCAAACAGTGAAAAGTAATTGGTTTACAGGGAAGTTATCAAAATGTTGAGTATCAGTTTTTTGCTTTTCACTTTAATGACACTCAGTCTGAGAAACGTTATAATATACATATCAATTAAAATTGAAAAGCAGGTGGATTATGAGAAAGTCTGATTTAAGAAAAGAAACTTTGCAATATATGAAAAACATGGATCCTAGTATTAAGAATCATGCTGATCAATGGCTTGCAGAACAACTTTATGCAACAAAAGAATTTAAAGAAGCACAAAAAATAGGCATAGTTTTAGCTATGAACCATGAAGTTAATACATATCCAATTATTGAAGAAACAATACGTCTTAATAAGCAAATTTTTGTTCCTTCGACAGAGTATACAACTAAGAAAATGACTTTCCAAAACCTAACAGACATGCATAGTTTATCTGTTGATGAAAAAGGCATCAAATTTGTTGATTCTGATACTGAAAAAACAAATGATTTAGATTTAATAATTGTACCTGGCGTAGTTTTCAACGAACAAGGTTATCGTATTGGGTATGGCGGTGGTTATTTTGATAAATTTTTAAATAAACATAAAACAAAGACACTAAGTCTTATTTATGACCTTCAAATAAATAACGATTTTGTACCTGAAAATCATGATGAGAAGGTTGAACGTTTGATAATAGCAAAAACAAAGTAAGTTATTTGGAGGCAACATGACTATAGAAAAACAATTTTGGAAACTTATTTTTTATTGGGTAAAGTATTTAAACTATCAAATTGTATATAGAGCTAAAGAAGATACTGAAATTTGGTTAAGTAATAAACAAAAACAAAAATTAGTTATTTTCAAAACGGAAGTAGGCAGTTCTCAAGAAATACGTTTTGATAAAAGTCGCATTTTAGAACATCAAGATGAAATAAATAACTATACTGGTTTCAAAACAAGAGAAGTCGAATTTAATTATCTAACAGAAAAAATATTTACTTATGAAAGTCTCAACGAAATACATCCAATAAGAATGAAATTTAATGTAATTCGTAATATGAAAGAGTTAACTAATATATTT
It encodes:
- a CDS encoding peptidoglycan D,D-transpeptidase FtsI family protein, with product MLKRLKEKTNDEKTRNLMDKRINFFFGLVVIVFVIIVLRLGYLQIAQGSHYKQLIKNDENITVNESVPRGRILDRNGKILVDNASKKSITYTRGRKTSQTEILDTAKRLSKLIKMDTDHITTRDKQDFWTQLHPDKAADMMKKEEKMLNNGEISQDQYDEELHQKIKKKQLNQLTKKDLQVLAIYREMMAGSTLNPQTIKNSGVTDKEYAAVSQQLSKLPGINTSMDWDRKYPYGDLLRGLYGDVSTTQEGIPKELTDYYLSKGYSRNDRVGKSYLEYQYESILRGKKKEMKYTTDKSGAITNTEVINPGSRGDDLVLSIDIDLQKKVEDLLEKQINKLRGEGAKNMDTAMIVVQDPKNGDILAMAGKKIKPNGEMTDYDIGNFTSQYTVGSSVKGGTLLAGYQNGAIHVGEEMVDEPLHFQGGLTKRSYFNQNGKVTINDKEALMHSSNVYMFKTALKLAKDPYHYNMALPNNISDAGQKLRKGLNQVGLGVKTGIDLPNEVAGQIEKLDTNSGNYLDLAIGQYDTYSPLQLSQYVSTIANNGYRIQPHVGLEIRKATNKDNLGPVKHKINGNVLNRVNNTPDQVKEVQKGFDMAFNKVPGTGYQSFHNTVVPSAGKTGTAEVFQDGEPRVNSTYIGYAPQKNPKLAFSIVYTNQPVPEPWLQGGDLGRDVINYYFKDKK
- a CDS encoding 5-formyltetrahydrofolate cyclo-ligase; amino-acid sequence: MRKSDLRKETLQYMKNMDPSIKNHADQWLAEQLYATKEFKEAQKIGIVLAMNHEVNTYPIIEETIRLNKQIFVPSTEYTTKKMTFQNLTDMHSLSVDEKGIKFVDSDTEKTNDLDLIIVPGVVFNEQGYRIGYGGGYFDKFLNKHKTKTLSLIYDLQINNDFVPENHDEKVERLIIAKTK